The following are from one region of the Petrotoga mobilis SJ95 genome:
- a CDS encoding ABC transporter permease, with translation MVNAFVANFRKTFIEMKRYFFDTVSSFIILFIIFYLIFFGFKIASGPDFGDTIDGIIVSYFMWIMFLASFQGVSYWIIQEAERGTLEQLFMSPVKFEFQMIFHVISDFCINVLMIVPLMYLAAFTTGRTLNFDLVTLLYLIILGSISAVGVGLILGGMALIFKKISSFIQICTFAFLAILMFEVDALWFELLPMVKATGMMRRMAVTGTKFYQFPIQDHVILWIAAALFLLVGIVIFRGFEKRAMVKGTLGQY, from the coding sequence ATGGTAAATGCTTTTGTTGCAAATTTCAGGAAAACTTTTATTGAAATGAAGAGATATTTTTTTGACACAGTTTCTTCATTCATAATACTTTTCATCATTTTCTATCTTATATTTTTTGGCTTTAAGATAGCAAGTGGGCCTGATTTTGGAGATACCATTGATGGAATCATTGTGAGTTATTTCATGTGGATAATGTTTTTAGCTTCGTTCCAAGGTGTTTCATACTGGATAATTCAAGAGGCAGAAAGAGGAACTTTGGAACAACTGTTTATGTCTCCAGTAAAATTTGAGTTTCAAATGATTTTTCATGTGATAAGTGATTTTTGTATAAACGTTCTAATGATAGTACCTTTAATGTATTTAGCAGCTTTTACAACAGGAAGAACTTTGAATTTTGACCTTGTTACTCTTCTCTATTTAATTATTCTTGGTTCAATTAGTGCCGTTGGTGTTGGTTTAATTCTGGGAGGAATGGCTTTGATATTTAAAAAGATTTCTTCATTCATTCAAATATGTACTTTTGCTTTCCTTGCAATTTTGATGTTTGAAGTTGATGCGCTTTGGTTTGAACTTTTGCCAATGGTAAAAGCAACGGGGATGATGAGAAGAATGGCGGTTACAGGGACAAAGTTTTATCAGTTCCCGATTCAAGACCACGTTATTTTGTGGATAGCTGCAGCGTTATTTCTTTTGGTTGGAATAGTTATATTCAGGGGTTTTGAAAAACGTGCCATGGTTAAAGGAACTCTGGGACAATATTAA
- a CDS encoding DUF5700 domain-containing putative Zn-dependent protease, translated as MSVNFIYDQVECVLKILGKMHNNETITQSDWEDLFLSKGYQWLAKRDDDMYEKLKIKETNESDFKSFLLGEGQVSKYENFLRSMGISKSSDMESFILERPLKDYENFLRAYKLLKSIDIERIILDTKNYLPKEAKIETYIIPVIKPLNNSFVHTIENTLVLFLNLTPDISKEKLENTLIHELHHIGFSDVHKPEKYKYLSKQAQMLIEWTTAFAEGFAMLAAARGPDNHPNKYYKDLKEIWDVNIKRFNEDFSKIENFLLKILNEEFPDNEELYKEGFELMTNNGGQGSWYTVGWKVSVVIEKVEGKERLLECMSDLTKLYSTYNEAVITYSKKYNEELKSWSKKIIDALKM; from the coding sequence ATGAGTGTGAATTTTATTTACGATCAAGTAGAATGTGTCCTGAAAATATTAGGAAAAATGCATAATAACGAGACTATCACACAATCTGATTGGGAAGATTTATTTTTAAGCAAAGGATATCAGTGGTTAGCAAAAAGAGATGATGATATGTATGAAAAATTAAAGATAAAAGAAACTAATGAAAGTGATTTTAAGTCTTTTTTGCTGGGTGAGGGTCAAGTTAGTAAATACGAAAATTTTTTGAGATCTATGGGGATCTCCAAATCCAGTGATATGGAAAGTTTTATACTTGAAAGACCTCTGAAAGATTACGAAAATTTCTTGAGAGCTTATAAGTTACTCAAATCAATCGATATAGAACGTATTATTCTTGATACCAAAAATTATCTTCCGAAAGAGGCAAAAATTGAAACCTATATTATTCCTGTTATAAAACCTTTAAATAATAGCTTCGTACATACAATTGAAAATACGTTAGTTTTGTTTTTAAATTTAACACCGGATATCTCAAAAGAAAAATTGGAAAATACTTTGATACATGAACTACATCATATTGGTTTTTCTGACGTTCATAAACCTGAAAAATATAAATATCTATCAAAGCAAGCACAAATGCTAATAGAATGGACGACTGCATTTGCCGAAGGATTTGCAATGTTGGCGGCTGCTCGCGGCCCTGATAATCATCCAAACAAGTATTACAAAGACCTAAAAGAAATATGGGATGTTAATATAAAAAGATTTAATGAAGATTTCTCTAAAATAGAGAATTTTTTGTTAAAGATATTAAATGAAGAGTTTCCTGATAATGAGGAATTATATAAGGAAGGTTTTGAATTAATGACAAATAATGGGGGTCAAGGTTCTTGGTACACAGTTGGTTGGAAAGTTTCTGTAGTAATAGAAAAGGTTGAAGGAAAAGAAAGATTACTTGAATGTATGTCAGATTTAACCAAGTTATATTCAACGTACAACGAAGCCGTAATTACGTATAGCAAGAAATATAATGAAGAATTGAAAAGTTGGTCCAAAAAAATTATAGATGCTTTAAAAATGTGA
- a CDS encoding ABC transporter ATP-binding protein has translation MKKENNRSLRKLLKYSKKYLKYQKTPLILTPLLLLVSILSPFLIKYLIDDIIGNHEFSQILPFVILFTIVILSERLISFIVNYGYYKSTNLAARDEQIYMFKKILTIPIKEFSYNKIGDFMSRVLSDTLEVSFFLGAGISVITYNIIQLIVVSLVLLYLNWQLAVITFIMVPFYYFSLRAFDKNLQKSSELERIAYSDLTEELREKIEGLMPIKSFCKENFFSKQFSYISWIWVKKKNRLNMLNQSAEDFMSFIYELIPVLILGYGAYLILKGNATLGTLMGFYAYLGWIFTPIRNLSSFYIQMQRVRQVSERIFEIHDFPEENMREGKSFPNNDYPITYENVCFKYKDSTVLHDINLTIGTKEKVAIVGTSGAGKSSFVNLIPRFYEPATGKVMINGIDVKKYNLKQLRKNITIVRQDDYLFNMTVKENIMLDDEFTQEEFMKAVKKAKVDKFIGLLDEGYDTVVGERGSKLSDGQRQRVAIARALIREPKVLILDEATSGVDSQTEEEIFDELKEYEMTLIIISHRLSTIRKADKVILLKDGEIRGEGMHEELLKNAPIYKEIIESQLVV, from the coding sequence TTGAAAAAAGAAAATAATCGAAGTTTGAGAAAATTGTTAAAATACTCCAAAAAATACTTAAAGTATCAGAAAACTCCTCTGATTCTTACACCATTATTGTTACTGGTTTCTATTCTAAGTCCCTTTTTAATCAAATATCTTATTGATGATATAATTGGTAACCATGAATTTTCGCAAATATTACCATTTGTTATCCTTTTTACCATCGTAATATTATCTGAAAGGTTAATTTCCTTTATTGTCAATTATGGCTATTACAAATCTACCAATTTAGCTGCAAGAGATGAACAAATTTATATGTTTAAAAAAATATTAACGATCCCTATAAAAGAGTTTTCCTATAACAAAATTGGTGATTTCATGTCAAGAGTGCTTTCCGATACGTTGGAAGTTTCTTTTTTCCTTGGAGCAGGAATCTCAGTAATCACCTATAATATTATACAACTCATCGTTGTTTCTTTGGTTTTGTTATATCTAAATTGGCAACTTGCTGTTATTACCTTCATCATGGTTCCTTTTTATTATTTTTCACTTCGAGCATTTGATAAAAATCTTCAAAAAAGTTCTGAGTTAGAAAGGATCGCTTACAGTGATCTTACTGAGGAATTGAGAGAAAAAATAGAAGGTCTTATGCCTATAAAATCTTTTTGTAAAGAAAATTTTTTTTCAAAACAATTCTCCTATATATCATGGATTTGGGTTAAGAAGAAAAACAGGCTAAATATGCTTAATCAATCTGCTGAAGATTTCATGTCTTTTATATATGAATTGATTCCTGTTTTGATACTTGGTTACGGTGCATATCTAATATTAAAAGGAAATGCTACTCTTGGAACCCTAATGGGGTTTTATGCATACCTGGGTTGGATATTTACTCCTATAAGAAATCTTAGCAGTTTCTATATTCAAATGCAAAGAGTCCGACAAGTTTCAGAACGTATCTTTGAAATACATGATTTCCCTGAAGAAAACATGAGAGAAGGAAAATCTTTTCCTAATAATGATTACCCTATTACCTATGAGAACGTTTGTTTTAAATATAAAGACAGCACTGTCTTGCATGATATAAACTTAACCATTGGGACAAAAGAAAAAGTCGCAATTGTTGGAACAAGTGGTGCAGGTAAATCCTCTTTTGTTAATCTAATCCCAAGATTCTACGAACCCGCTACAGGAAAAGTGATGATCAACGGTATAGATGTTAAAAAATATAATCTGAAGCAATTAAGAAAAAATATTACCATTGTTAGGCAAGATGATTATTTATTCAACATGACGGTCAAAGAAAACATAATGCTGGATGATGAATTCACCCAAGAAGAATTCATGAAGGCGGTAAAGAAAGCGAAGGTAGATAAATTCATAGGGCTTTTAGATGAAGGATACGACACGGTAGTGGGAGAAAGGGGAAGTAAGTTATCGGATGGGCAAAGGCAGAGAGTAGCGATAGCAAGAGCATTGATAAGGGAACCAAAGGTATTGATACTGGATGAAGCAACGTCAGGGGTAGATTCTCAAACAGAAGAAGAAATATTCGATGAATTGAAAGAGTACGAGATGACTTTGATAATAATATCCCACAGATTATCAACGATAAGAAAAGCAGACAAGGTGATACTGTTGAAAGATGGAGAGATAAGAGGAGAAGGAATGCACGAAGAGTTATTAAAAAATGCCCCCATTTACAAAGAAATAATAGAAAGTCAGTTGGTTGTATGA
- a CDS encoding radical SAM/SPASM domain-containing protein, whose translation MNKALDLIITKRERLQDLFLFQKNGATVLWDKSTLNAYSLDKKHMEFFDKLLKIENQEEIKKFVIKEINKSPELENELIELFRDLNFKKESKNLRRLNLLISQKCLLGCLYCYAKKGTYGHPSFMKPLIVKNSLESFLSIFDNIGMIQFFGGEPLLNLELIEYTIKLIQELVSEKIIQKKPDFLVESGLGVPEEIVKKFAKLLQDYPEIRLTVSCDGPSEIQNILRPFKNGKPSYNSVIGNLNYLKKYGQPHAIEVTYTKIHFDKGILPSDLINYFKEELGLKDSLVFVIPVISKDPSLALPRNVEIEMLHEYDVKMLKSLKNITSYPRYNIDEFKEHVENTVLNYAPTKYFCDGGIESYAVDTFGDIYSCHMLVGMEKFRIGNVGENIEKLKMNLETFAIKQKAMVEKARYDKCKNCYLENYCSSCPSANYLQRGNMVPSFSDCEIRKQIVKELLLEYAKNTSQEV comes from the coding sequence TTGAACAAAGCACTCGATTTGATAATCACAAAAAGGGAACGGCTACAAGATCTTTTCTTGTTCCAAAAAAATGGAGCCACTGTTTTATGGGATAAATCAACTTTAAACGCATATTCATTAGATAAAAAGCATATGGAATTCTTTGACAAACTTCTAAAAATAGAGAATCAAGAAGAAATAAAAAAATTCGTTATAAAAGAAATAAATAAATCTCCTGAATTAGAAAATGAATTAATAGAGTTATTTCGAGATTTAAATTTTAAAAAAGAAAGTAAAAACTTACGTCGGCTCAATCTCTTAATATCCCAAAAATGCTTGTTAGGTTGCCTTTATTGCTATGCAAAAAAAGGAACATATGGTCACCCTTCTTTTATGAAACCTCTAATTGTAAAAAACAGCTTGGAATCTTTTCTTTCAATTTTTGATAATATAGGGATGATCCAGTTTTTTGGTGGAGAACCTTTATTAAATTTGGAACTAATAGAGTACACAATTAAATTAATACAAGAATTAGTTTCCGAAAAAATTATTCAGAAGAAACCAGATTTCCTTGTAGAAAGTGGATTAGGCGTACCTGAAGAAATAGTGAAAAAGTTTGCAAAACTATTACAAGATTATCCGGAAATACGATTGACAGTTAGCTGTGATGGACCTTCTGAAATTCAAAATATTTTAAGACCTTTTAAGAATGGTAAACCATCTTATAACTCCGTGATTGGTAATCTCAATTATTTAAAAAAATACGGTCAACCTCATGCGATCGAAGTTACTTATACAAAGATCCATTTTGACAAAGGAATATTACCATCAGATTTAATAAATTATTTTAAAGAAGAATTAGGATTAAAGGATTCATTGGTTTTTGTAATTCCTGTAATCTCTAAAGATCCTTCTTTGGCTTTGCCAAGAAACGTTGAAATAGAAATGTTGCATGAATATGATGTTAAAATGTTAAAGTCCTTAAAAAACATAACCTCTTATCCAAGATATAATATAGATGAGTTCAAAGAACATGTTGAAAATACTGTTCTAAATTATGCCCCCACTAAATATTTCTGTGATGGGGGAATAGAGAGTTATGCAGTAGACACATTTGGAGACATTTATTCCTGTCATATGTTAGTGGGAATGGAAAAATTTAGGATAGGAAATGTTGGGGAAAATATAGAAAAGTTAAAAATGAATTTAGAAACCTTTGCGATTAAGCAAAAAGCAATGGTTGAAAAGGCAAGATACGATAAATGTAAAAACTGTTATTTAGAAAATTATTGTTCTAGTTGCCCCTCCGCAAATTATCTGCAAAGGGGGAATATGGTTCCTTCTTTCTCTGATTGCGAAATTCGAAAACAAATTGTAAAAGAGTTGCTATTAGAATATGCCAAAAACACATCTCAGGAGGTATAA
- a CDS encoding ABC transporter ATP-binding protein, with product MSPNNTKTSTSSTNQPRGMGMGRRGATPGEKPKNFWGSLKRLLGYLKPQLVPILFVVSFAVLATVFMITAPKIIGNATNVLFEGIISKNMPENMTKEQAIQMLKLSGNDQIAEMIGPMNIVPGQGVDYNKLVQILLTLLVIYGLSALFNWLQQYMMAGVSQKSIYSLRKEVDNKLAKLPLKYFDSHSHGDILSRVTNDIDNIGRTLQQTLIQIITATVTIIGVIVMMLTISPLLTLIALTLIPLSLIVTMFIVKKSQKQFETQWDSTGKLNGHVEETYSGHNIVKVFNKQKEAKETFDNENARLYQASFKSQFISGIIRPAIAFLNNLNYVAVSVIGGLRVANGLMTLGDVQAFIQYSRMFTQPIVQTANIINILQSTIASAERVFEFLDEEDEVPDPIDPVELPEVEGRIAFENVSFSYDPKNPLIEGLNLVVHPGENVAIVGPTGAGKTTLVNLLMRFYDVTDGRITLDGVDIRQMRRSDLRKNFGMVLQDTWLFGGTIKENIAYGKEDASDEEIIEAAKAAYVDHFVRTLPHGYDTIIDEEASNLSQGQRQLITIARAFLADPKILILDEATSSVDTRTETLIQQAMEKLMRGRTSFIIAHRLSTIRNADTILVMDHGSIVETGNHEELMKNEGFYYNLYMSQFLGIDLKKPSKEPKTSQENIASIEN from the coding sequence ATGAGTCCCAATAACACAAAAACTTCTACAAGTTCAACTAACCAACCCAGGGGAATGGGAATGGGCAGACGAGGAGCAACCCCTGGGGAAAAACCAAAAAATTTCTGGGGTTCCTTAAAAAGATTACTTGGATATTTAAAACCTCAATTAGTACCTATTTTATTCGTTGTTTCTTTTGCCGTTTTGGCTACCGTTTTTATGATAACAGCCCCTAAGATAATAGGTAACGCCACCAATGTGTTATTCGAAGGTATAATAAGTAAAAATATGCCAGAAAATATGACAAAAGAACAAGCTATACAAATGCTTAAGCTCTCAGGGAACGATCAAATTGCGGAAATGATTGGACCAATGAATATAGTCCCAGGTCAGGGAGTCGATTACAACAAACTCGTACAAATCTTATTAACCCTATTAGTAATTTACGGTTTATCAGCCCTGTTCAATTGGCTACAGCAATATATGATGGCTGGTGTCTCTCAAAAATCCATCTATAGTCTCAGAAAAGAAGTTGATAACAAATTAGCAAAACTTCCACTTAAATATTTTGATAGTCATTCCCACGGTGATATTCTCAGTAGAGTGACCAACGATATTGATAATATAGGAAGGACGCTTCAACAAACGTTAATACAGATCATAACAGCTACTGTTACTATAATCGGTGTAATCGTTATGATGTTAACGATAAGTCCCTTGCTCACATTGATAGCGTTGACGTTGATTCCTTTATCTCTAATTGTCACAATGTTCATCGTAAAAAAATCTCAGAAACAGTTTGAAACACAGTGGGACAGCACGGGAAAACTCAACGGTCATGTAGAAGAAACATATTCAGGTCATAACATTGTAAAAGTTTTTAACAAACAAAAAGAAGCTAAAGAAACATTCGACAACGAAAATGCCAGATTATACCAAGCAAGTTTCAAATCTCAATTCATATCAGGCATAATAAGACCTGCAATAGCCTTTCTAAACAATCTTAACTATGTAGCCGTTAGTGTTATCGGCGGACTTAGAGTAGCAAACGGTCTAATGACACTTGGAGATGTCCAGGCGTTCATCCAATATTCAAGAATGTTCACCCAACCAATAGTTCAAACAGCTAATATTATAAATATTTTGCAATCTACTATCGCTTCTGCTGAAAGAGTATTCGAATTCCTTGATGAAGAGGACGAGGTTCCTGATCCAATCGATCCTGTAGAATTACCTGAAGTAGAAGGAAGAATAGCGTTCGAAAACGTATCTTTCAGTTATGATCCGAAAAACCCTTTGATAGAAGGCTTAAACTTAGTTGTTCATCCTGGAGAAAATGTAGCGATAGTTGGACCAACAGGTGCAGGAAAAACAACACTTGTAAACCTTTTAATGAGATTCTATGATGTCACAGATGGAAGAATCACCTTGGACGGTGTTGACATTAGGCAAATGAGAAGATCAGACCTCAGAAAAAACTTTGGTATGGTGCTTCAAGACACTTGGCTTTTTGGAGGCACGATTAAAGAAAATATCGCATACGGCAAAGAAGATGCCTCTGATGAAGAGATCATCGAAGCTGCTAAAGCAGCGTATGTGGATCATTTTGTTAGAACATTACCCCATGGTTACGACACAATAATAGATGAAGAAGCCTCAAACCTATCACAAGGTCAAAGACAATTGATAACCATTGCAAGGGCTTTCCTTGCAGACCCTAAAATTTTGATTTTGGATGAGGCAACGAGCTCTGTTGACACACGTACGGAAACATTAATACAACAAGCTATGGAAAAATTGATGAGAGGACGTACAAGCTTTATCATTGCTCATAGATTATCTACAATCAGGAATGCCGACACAATCTTAGTAATGGATCACGGTTCCATTGTAGAAACTGGAAATCACGAAGAACTAATGAAAAATGAAGGCTTTTACTACAATCTCTATATGAGTCAATTTTTAGGAATTGATTTAAAAAAACCAAGTAAAGAACCAAAAACATCACAAGAAAATATAGCATCTATCGAAAATTAA
- a CDS encoding ABC transporter ATP-binding protein, translating to MRTILSKYLKQYYKEVILALVLLTVQAVSNLYLPNLNADIINNGVAKGDLNYIMQAGGKMLLFSLLLVGAAVGATFFASRISAKFAQDLRRDLYYKVMSFSQNDIDKFGTASLITRNTNDVYQIQMLVLIMLNVMILAPIMAIGGAIMAIRQDVVLSTSLLVIIPLMGIVVFFLMRKAIPLFRSMQVKLDNVNRVLREKLMGVRVIRAFVKEKSEEKRFDNVNDDLTQTAIKVNRLLALGMPLLMLIMNLSTVSILWFGSMRIDSGAMPIGNLTAFLTYIMEILISIMMAMMMFVMWPRAEASADRIKEVLETEPTITESDNPVILKSKKGTVSFKNVTFRYEEAERPVLRNISFEAKPGKTTAIVGSTGSGKSTLINLIPRFYEVTDGKIEIDGVDIRELSMEDLRDSLGFVPQKAYLFSGTIASNLAYGKKDATEEEMWHALEIAQAKDFVEELPDKLQAPVDQGGTNFSGGQRQRLSIARAIVKKPKIYIFDDSFSALDNRTDANLREALKEETKNATVIIVAQRVSTILNADLIIVLNDDGTIAGQGKHSELMRSCEVYRELVKSQLPEEETA from the coding sequence ATGAGAACCATACTAAGCAAGTATTTAAAACAGTATTATAAAGAAGTAATTTTGGCATTGGTGTTACTCACCGTCCAAGCTGTCTCAAACTTATACCTACCAAACTTAAATGCAGACATTATCAACAACGGTGTTGCCAAAGGAGACCTCAATTACATCATGCAAGCCGGAGGAAAGATGTTGTTATTTTCCCTATTACTCGTTGGTGCTGCTGTAGGGGCGACATTTTTTGCCTCAAGAATCTCTGCAAAATTTGCCCAGGACTTACGCAGAGATCTTTATTATAAGGTAATGAGTTTCTCTCAAAACGATATAGACAAGTTTGGAACCGCCTCGTTGATAACGAGAAACACGAATGATGTATACCAAATTCAAATGTTGGTATTAATAATGTTAAACGTTATGATTCTTGCACCCATAATGGCAATAGGTGGTGCTATTATGGCTATACGTCAAGACGTTGTCCTTTCTACTTCGCTTTTAGTGATAATACCACTGATGGGAATTGTTGTATTCTTTCTAATGCGTAAGGCAATTCCACTATTTAGAAGCATGCAAGTAAAGCTTGATAACGTCAACCGTGTTCTACGTGAAAAATTAATGGGTGTACGTGTTATCAGGGCTTTTGTGAAAGAGAAAAGTGAAGAAAAAAGATTCGATAATGTTAATGACGACTTAACTCAAACCGCTATAAAAGTAAACAGATTATTAGCATTAGGTATGCCTCTTCTAATGCTTATTATGAACCTTTCAACCGTAAGTATTCTCTGGTTCGGTTCGATGCGAATAGACAGTGGAGCAATGCCAATAGGCAACTTGACAGCCTTCTTAACCTATATCATGGAAATACTCATATCAATAATGATGGCAATGATGATGTTTGTCATGTGGCCTCGTGCAGAAGCATCTGCCGATCGTATCAAAGAGGTATTAGAAACAGAGCCTACAATTACTGAATCAGACAATCCAGTTATTTTGAAAAGTAAAAAAGGCACTGTATCCTTCAAAAATGTAACGTTTAGGTACGAAGAGGCTGAGAGACCTGTATTAAGAAATATTTCTTTTGAGGCTAAACCAGGCAAAACTACCGCAATTGTAGGTAGTACCGGAAGCGGTAAAAGCACTCTTATAAACTTGATCCCACGCTTTTACGAAGTCACCGATGGGAAAATAGAAATCGACGGTGTAGATATTAGAGAACTGTCGATGGAAGATCTTAGAGACTCCTTAGGTTTTGTACCTCAAAAAGCTTATCTATTCAGTGGAACGATAGCTTCCAACTTAGCATATGGTAAGAAAGATGCAACAGAAGAAGAAATGTGGCATGCCTTAGAAATAGCCCAAGCGAAAGATTTTGTAGAAGAATTACCTGATAAACTACAAGCTCCTGTTGATCAAGGAGGAACGAACTTCTCCGGGGGTCAAAGGCAACGTTTATCAATTGCAAGGGCAATCGTCAAAAAGCCTAAGATCTATATATTCGACGATAGCTTCTCAGCTTTGGATAACCGAACCGATGCGAACCTTCGTGAAGCTTTAAAAGAAGAAACTAAAAATGCCACAGTTATAATAGTAGCTCAAAGGGTAAGTACTATACTTAATGCAGATTTAATAATCGTTCTAAACGATGATGGAACGATAGCAGGACAAGGAAAACATTCAGAACTTATGCGATCATGTGAAGTATATAGAGAGCTTGTAAAATCCCAGTTACCAGAGGAGGAAACAGCATGA
- a CDS encoding MarR family winged helix-turn-helix transcriptional regulator, translating into MKDKTLCTEDFPFDELDPSTINVVQQFFQVMNLQRQLNFKIMAEKDVYPGQGVCLWHISKNPGISQIHLAKLMNVAPPTVSLILKRLEKMGLILRQSDPNDMRTLQIHLTEKGEEEIKNLKTSFSKIVRYSFEGLSDEELNTFNELLKKISNNLSKHLQKGEDQG; encoded by the coding sequence ATGAAAGACAAAACACTTTGCACAGAAGATTTCCCTTTTGATGAACTTGATCCCTCAACGATCAACGTTGTCCAACAATTCTTTCAAGTAATGAACCTGCAAAGACAGTTAAATTTTAAAATCATGGCAGAAAAAGATGTCTATCCGGGGCAAGGAGTTTGCTTATGGCACATTTCGAAAAATCCTGGAATAAGTCAAATACATCTTGCAAAACTCATGAATGTAGCTCCTCCAACTGTTTCTTTGATTCTCAAAAGGCTGGAGAAAATGGGGCTCATACTCCGCCAATCTGATCCTAACGACATGCGTACTCTTCAGATCCATTTAACTGAAAAAGGAGAAGAAGAAATAAAAAATTTAAAAACATCCTTTTCAAAGATCGTGAGATACAGCTTTGAAGGGTTATCAGATGAAGAACTCAACACATTTAACGAGTTACTAAAAAAAATATCCAACAACCTATCAAAACATTTGCAAAAAGGAGAAGATCAAGGATGA